One genomic region from Mesorhizobium terrae encodes:
- a CDS encoding HD family hydrolase gives MMADRVGAPSRAWQRMLSGRRLDLLDPSPLDIELGDIAHGLARVARWNGQTSGDHAFSVAQHSILVEEIFRQIVPAASPTAQLTALLHDAPEYVIGDMISPFKSVVGGGYKSCEERLQHAIHLRFGLPAATAQGVKKDIKRADQIAAYFEATALAGFDLAEAAEFFGRPRGFSADQFDLTPKPAKQVEKAFMARFQKIESALR, from the coding sequence CTGATGGCGGACCGCGTCGGCGCCCCGTCGCGTGCCTGGCAGCGCATGCTGTCGGGGCGGCGCCTTGACCTGCTCGATCCCTCGCCGCTCGACATCGAGCTTGGCGACATCGCGCACGGGCTTGCCCGCGTCGCCCGCTGGAATGGCCAGACTTCGGGGGACCACGCTTTTTCGGTGGCCCAGCATTCGATCCTGGTGGAGGAGATCTTCCGCCAGATCGTACCCGCCGCCTCGCCGACGGCACAACTGACGGCGCTGCTGCACGATGCCCCCGAATATGTGATCGGCGACATGATATCGCCGTTCAAATCAGTGGTCGGCGGCGGCTATAAATCCTGCGAGGAACGCCTGCAGCACGCCATCCATCTGCGCTTCGGGCTGCCGGCGGCGACCGCGCAAGGTGTGAAGAAGGACATCAAGCGCGCCGACCAGATCGCTGCCTATTTCGAGGCTACGGCTTTGGCCGGCTTCGACCTAGCCGAAGCGGCCGAGTTTTTCGGCCGCCCGCGCGGGTTTTCCGCCGATCAGTTCGACCTGACGCCGAAACCGGCGAAGCAGGTCGAAAAGGCGTTCATGGCGCGCTTCCAGAAGATCGAAAGCGCCTTGCGCTGA
- a CDS encoding TIGR02301 family protein, protein MVRAFALLVLGLVLAVGSPARPATAAEAPFEPGLMRLAEVLGSLHFLRNLCGEKSDQWRTEMEKLLTSENPAPERRARFIAAFNRGYRSFGSTYTQCTASASEAISRYMKEGETLSRDIASRYGN, encoded by the coding sequence ATGGTTCGCGCCTTCGCCCTTCTTGTCCTTGGTCTGGTCCTTGCCGTCGGCTCCCCGGCGCGGCCTGCCACTGCCGCCGAGGCTCCGTTCGAGCCAGGCCTGATGCGGCTGGCCGAGGTTCTCGGGTCGTTGCATTTCCTGCGCAATCTGTGCGGCGAAAAGAGCGACCAGTGGCGGACCGAGATGGAAAAGCTGCTGACCTCGGAGAATCCCGCTCCGGAACGTCGCGCACGCTTCATCGCCGCCTTCAACCGAGGCTATCGCTCGTTCGGCAGCACCTATACGCAGTGCACCGCCTCGGCCAGCGAAGCCATCAGCCGCTACATGAAGGAAGGCGAAACGCTGTCGCGCGACATCGCCTCGCGCTACGGCAATTAG
- a CDS encoding YMGG-like glycine zipper-containing protein, with the protein MSLSKLATAGAVLMTLAVTACSQTAQQQRATGGAALGAAGGALVGQAIGGNTESTLIGAGAGALLGAVLATSGGPQPRDQEMCRYQDRYGRIFTAPCDERYYRRGY; encoded by the coding sequence ATGAGCCTTTCCAAACTCGCGACTGCCGGTGCGGTATTGATGACGCTTGCCGTCACCGCCTGCTCGCAGACCGCGCAGCAACAGCGGGCGACCGGTGGCGCAGCACTTGGTGCGGCCGGTGGCGCTTTGGTCGGTCAGGCGATCGGCGGCAACACGGAAAGCACCCTGATCGGTGCCGGTGCCGGCGCGCTGCTCGGCGCGGTTTTAGCAACGTCCGGCGGACCGCAGCCGCGCGATCAGGAGATGTGCCGCTATCAGGACCGTTATGGCCGCATCTTCACCGCGCCTTGCGACGAGCGCTACTACCGTCGCGGCTACTAG
- a CDS encoding DMT family transporter → MAWFLLLLASVVEIAMGVSLKYAEGWTRFWPSVGGLFFALLSVFILTFAMRHLPAGTAYAIWTGIGAIGIATLGIVLFGDPATPLRLGCIALIIVGVVGLRLVEG, encoded by the coding sequence ATGGCTTGGTTTCTTCTTCTGCTCGCCAGCGTAGTCGAGATCGCGATGGGCGTCTCGCTGAAATACGCCGAAGGCTGGACGCGTTTCTGGCCGAGCGTTGGCGGCCTGTTCTTCGCTTTGCTCAGCGTTTTCATTCTCACCTTTGCCATGCGGCATCTGCCAGCCGGCACAGCCTATGCGATCTGGACCGGCATCGGCGCGATCGGCATCGCCACACTTGGCATCGTGCTGTTCGGCGATCCGGCCACTCCGCTGAGGCTCGGCTGTATTGCGCTGATCATCGTCGGTGTTGTTGGCCTGCGCCTCGTCGAAGGCTGA
- a CDS encoding dihydroorotase, protein MAAIYDLILKGGTVVNHDGIGLRDIGVKDGRIASIGDLGAASAGQTIDCHGLHVLPGVVDSQVHFREPGLEHKEDLETGSRAAVLGGVTAVFEMPNTNPLTTSEAALADKIKRATGRMHCDFAFWVGGTRDNAGEVAELERLPGAAGIKVFMGSSTGDLLVEDDEGVASILRNTRRRAAFHSEDEFRLRERLGLRVENDPSSHPIWRDEIAALQCTERLVRIARQTRARIHVLHISTAEEIAFLQQHKDVATCEATPHHLTMSADDYARLGTLLQMNPPVRAARHRDGIWHGIGQGVVDVLGSDHAPHTLAEKAKPYPASPSGMTGVQTLVPIMLDHVNAGRLTLERFVDLSSHGPNRIFGMARKGRIAAGYDADFTVVDMKRRQTITNAQAGSRAGWTPYDGKQVTGWPVGTIIRGSRVMWEGDIATPSQGRAVEFSEAVIG, encoded by the coding sequence ATGGCAGCGATCTACGACCTCATCCTCAAGGGCGGCACGGTCGTCAATCATGACGGCATCGGCCTGCGCGACATCGGCGTCAAGGATGGCAGGATCGCCTCGATCGGCGATCTGGGTGCGGCGTCGGCCGGCCAGACCATCGATTGCCATGGCCTGCATGTGCTGCCCGGAGTGGTCGACAGCCAGGTGCATTTCCGCGAGCCGGGTCTCGAGCACAAGGAAGACCTGGAGACGGGTTCCCGCGCGGCGGTGCTGGGTGGCGTCACGGCCGTGTTCGAGATGCCGAACACCAATCCGCTGACCACCAGCGAAGCGGCGCTGGCCGACAAGATCAAGCGCGCGACGGGCCGCATGCATTGCGACTTCGCTTTCTGGGTTGGCGGCACCCGCGACAATGCCGGCGAGGTCGCCGAATTGGAGCGGCTGCCGGGCGCTGCCGGCATCAAGGTGTTCATGGGTTCTTCCACCGGTGATCTGCTGGTCGAGGACGACGAGGGCGTCGCCTCGATCCTGCGCAACACGCGCCGTCGCGCAGCGTTCCACTCAGAAGATGAATTCCGGCTGCGCGAACGTCTCGGCCTGCGCGTCGAGAACGACCCGTCTTCGCACCCCATCTGGCGCGATGAGATCGCCGCACTTCAATGTACCGAGCGGCTGGTGCGGATCGCGCGCCAAACGCGTGCGCGCATCCATGTGCTGCACATCTCGACGGCCGAGGAGATCGCCTTTCTCCAACAGCACAAGGATGTCGCTACCTGCGAAGCGACCCCGCATCATCTGACCATGAGCGCGGACGATTATGCCCGCCTCGGCACGCTGCTGCAGATGAACCCGCCGGTGCGGGCCGCCCGTCATCGTGACGGCATCTGGCACGGTATCGGTCAGGGCGTTGTCGACGTACTGGGTTCCGATCACGCGCCGCATACGCTGGCCGAGAAGGCAAAACCCTATCCGGCTTCTCCATCCGGCATGACCGGCGTGCAGACCCTGGTGCCGATCATGCTGGACCATGTGAACGCCGGTCGCCTGACCCTGGAGCGTTTTGTCGATCTCTCCAGCCATGGCCCGAACCGCATCTTCGGCATGGCGCGCAAGGGCCGCATCGCCGCCGGCTACGATGCCGACTTCACCGTCGTAGACATGAAGCGCAGGCAAACCATAACCAACGCCCAGGCCGGCTCGCGTGCCGGCTGGACGCCTTATGATGGCAAGCAGGTAACCGGCTGGCCGGTCGGCACCATCATCCGGGGAAGTCGCGTCATGTGGGAAGGCGACATCGCCACGCCTTCGCAGGGCAGGGCGGTGGAATTCTCCGAAGCGGTGATTGGATGA
- a CDS encoding YgfZ/GcvT domain-containing protein, which produces MPTTFLADRALVSVSGPDAEHFLQNILTVDLDGLGNAEAKPGALLAPQGKILFDFLVSRAGETAFRLECRADIADDFVRRLMFYRLRAKADISKQDQTVVAVSWRSDSNASQSDSAASSVDSSKGARDTRFGARVFRFYDAPLPTPDATEADWHAFRLSHGVAESGDDYALNDAFPHDVLLDQLDGIGFKKGCFIGQEVVSRMQHRGTARRRVLLVEADSPLPAPGTELTVDGRPVGTLGSVSGMHGLAIARIDRVKTAMDAGQEISAGGVTLSLAIPGWARFTFPETAGSEDA; this is translated from the coding sequence ATGCCGACAACCTTTCTCGCCGACCGCGCCCTTGTCTCCGTTTCAGGCCCCGATGCCGAACACTTCCTGCAAAACATCCTGACCGTCGATCTCGACGGGCTGGGCAACGCGGAAGCCAAACCGGGCGCATTGCTGGCGCCGCAGGGCAAGATCCTGTTCGATTTCCTGGTCTCCCGTGCCGGCGAAACCGCGTTCCGGCTGGAATGCCGCGCCGATATCGCTGACGATTTCGTGCGCCGCCTGATGTTCTATCGCCTGCGCGCCAAGGCCGATATTTCCAAGCAGGATCAAACCGTTGTTGCCGTTTCATGGCGATCTGATTCAAACGCTTCGCAAAGTGATTCCGCTGCTTCAAGCGTTGATTCAAGCAAGGGCGCTCGCGACACCCGCTTCGGCGCTCGCGTCTTCCGCTTCTACGACGCGCCATTGCCCACACCCGATGCCACTGAAGCCGACTGGCATGCCTTCCGCCTTTCGCATGGTGTTGCGGAAAGTGGCGACGACTATGCGCTGAACGACGCCTTCCCACATGACGTGCTGCTCGATCAATTGGACGGCATCGGCTTCAAGAAGGGCTGTTTCATCGGCCAGGAAGTGGTTTCCCGCATGCAGCATCGCGGTACGGCGCGCCGGCGCGTGTTGCTGGTCGAGGCCGATTCTCCCCTACCCGCTCCGGGTACGGAGTTGACGGTCGACGGCCGCCCGGTCGGGACGCTCGGCTCGGTCTCCGGCATGCATGGTCTTGCGATCGCCCGCATCGACCGCGTCAAGACGGCGATGGATGCCGGCCAGGAAATCAGCGCCGGCGGCGTTACCCTGTCGCTTGCCATTCCCGGTTGGGCGCGCTTCACCTTCCCGGAAACCGCCGGCTCGGAAGACGCCTGA